The following proteins are encoded in a genomic region of Sesamum indicum cultivar Zhongzhi No. 13 linkage group LG8, S_indicum_v1.0, whole genome shotgun sequence:
- the LOC105167687 gene encoding uncharacterized protein LOC105167687 yields the protein MASSNTLKRWLRPEVYPLFAAVGVAVGICGMQLVRNICINPEVRVTKENRAAGVLENFAEGEKYAEHALRKFVRNRAPEIMPSINSFFTDPKY from the exons ATGGCTTCATCCAACACTCTCAAGCGATGGCTGAGGCCCGAG GTGTATCCGTTGTTCGCCGCCGTTGGAGTGGCTGTCGGGATTTGCGGGATGCAGTTGGTCCGTAATATTTGCATTAACCCTGAAGTCAG GGTAACCAAGGAAAACAGGGCTGCTGGCGTGTTGGAAAATTTTGCAGAAGGGGAGAAATATGCCGAACATGCTCTTAGGAAGTTTGTTCGCAACAGGGCTCCAGAAATTATGCCATCCATCAACAGTTTCTTCACTGACCCTAAATACTGA
- the LOC105167688 gene encoding protein transport protein SEC13 homolog B-like, which yields MPAQKIETGHNDVVHDVSMDYYGKRVATASSDATIKIIGVGNNSTSQHLATLSGHQGPVWQVAWAHPKFGSALASCSYDGKVIIWKEGNQNEWSQFQVFDHKSSVNSIAWAPHELGFCLACGSSDGNISVYTAQSEGGWDTTKIDQAHPVGVTSVSWAPSMAPGALVGSGVLEPVQKLASGGCDNTVKVWKLYNGNWKMDCFPALQMHSDWVRDVAWAPNLGLPKSTIASASQDGTVVIWTVAKEGDQWEGKVLKDFKTPVWRVSWSLTGNLLAVASGDNSITLWKEAVDGVWQEVTTIDQ from the coding sequence ATGCCTGCACAAAAGATAGAAACAGGTCATAACGATGTTGTTCATGATGTATCCATGGATTACTATGGAAAACGTGTGGCAACAGCATCATCGGATGCTACCATAAAGATAATTGGTGTAGGCAACAACTCTACATCTCAGCATCTGGCTACTTTGAGTGGACATCAAGGTCCAGTCTGGCAGGTAGCTTGGGCGCACCCCAAGTTCGGCTCAGCACTTGCTTCTTGTTCTTATGATGGTAAAGTTATCATCTGGAAAGAAGGTAATCAGAACGAGTGGTCTCAATTTCAAGTTTTCGACCACAAATCATCTGTCAATTCCATTGCATGGGCGCCTCATGAGCTGGGATTCTGCTTGGCTTGTGGTTCTTCTGATGGGAATATATCTGTCTACACAGCTCAGTCAGAAGGTGGCTGGGACACTACAAAAATCGACCAAGCTCACCCTGTAGGCGTTACCTCTGTTTCATGGGCTCCTTCGATGGCCCCTGGTGCTTTAGTTGGATCAGGAGTGCTTGAACCCGTTCAAAAGCTGGCTTCTGGTGGTTGTGATAATACAGTGAAGGTGTGGAAGCTATATAATGGTAACTGGAAAATGGACTGTTTCCCTGCACTTCAAATGCATTCTGATTGGGTGAGGGATGTTGCTTGGGCTCCAAATTTGGGGCTGCCAAAGTCCACTATAGCAAGTGCTTCTCAGGATGGTACAGTTGTGATATGGACCGTGGCGAAGGAAGGTGACCAGTGGGAGGGTAAAGTACTGAAGGACTTTAAGACTCCTGTTTGGAGAGTTTCATGGTCCCTGACCGGAAACTTGCTGGCTGTGGCGTCTGGTGACAACAGCATCACATTGTGGAAAGAAGCCGTTGATGGGGTGTGGCAAGAGGTCACCACAATCGACCAATAG